The following are encoded in a window of Streptomyces griseiscabiei genomic DNA:
- a CDS encoding LCP family protein: MTHALTEPDQSPRSRRAPSSRRAKPQRRRRVWRWIALGLAVLVLAAGGTGYWLYSDLDGNIDGVDLDRAIGDDRPEKLPTSGQNILVLGSDSRSGKNADLGTGDVAGARSDTALVMHIPEGRSEAVAISIPRDTLVTRPECTRSDGSTLASAKRVMFNSVYSLAGPACVVKTVEQMSGIRMDHFMEIDFAGFKGLVDAIGGVTVTVDKAIHDKSSGLDLEAGTHRLDGTQSLAFVRTRHGVGDGSDLGRIGLQQQFMIALLGEIKKQDLLGSPTKAYRIADSLTESLTTDSDLDSLTALSDFARSMNGVDPATMETIMLPVTYDKTDPNRVVAAEPQATTLWKALRADKEIPESAKKSPATGQGS, from the coding sequence ATGACGCACGCCCTGACGGAGCCGGACCAGAGCCCGAGATCCAGGCGTGCGCCGTCGAGCCGCCGCGCCAAGCCTCAGCGCAGGCGCCGGGTGTGGCGCTGGATCGCGCTCGGCCTCGCCGTCCTCGTCCTGGCGGCCGGCGGCACCGGCTACTGGCTCTACAGCGACCTCGACGGCAACATCGACGGCGTCGACCTCGACCGGGCGATCGGCGACGACCGCCCCGAGAAGCTGCCGACCTCGGGCCAGAACATCCTGGTCCTCGGCTCCGACTCACGCTCCGGGAAGAACGCCGACCTCGGCACGGGCGACGTCGCCGGCGCCCGCTCGGACACCGCGCTGGTGATGCACATACCCGAGGGCCGCAGCGAGGCCGTGGCGATCAGCATCCCCCGCGACACCCTGGTGACCCGTCCCGAGTGCACCAGGTCCGACGGCTCCACGCTCGCCTCCGCGAAGCGTGTGATGTTCAACTCGGTCTACTCGCTCGCCGGTCCGGCCTGTGTGGTGAAGACCGTGGAGCAGATGTCCGGCATCCGCATGGACCACTTCATGGAGATCGACTTCGCCGGCTTCAAGGGGCTCGTCGACGCGATCGGCGGAGTGACGGTCACCGTCGACAAGGCCATCCACGACAAGTCCAGCGGCCTCGACCTGGAGGCGGGCACCCACCGGCTGGACGGCACCCAGTCCCTCGCCTTCGTCCGCACCCGGCACGGCGTCGGCGACGGCAGCGACCTCGGACGCATCGGCCTCCAGCAGCAGTTCATGATCGCCCTGCTGGGCGAGATCAAGAAGCAGGACCTCCTCGGCAGCCCCACCAAGGCCTACCGGATCGCCGACAGCCTCACCGAGTCCCTCACCACCGACTCCGACCTCGACTCCCTCACGGCCCTGTCCGACTTCGCCCGCAGCATGAACGGCGTCGACCCCGCCACCATGGAAACGATCATGCTCCCGGTCACCTACGACAAGACCGACCCCAACCGCGTCGTAGCCGCGGAACCCCAGGCGACGACCCTGTGGAAGGCACTCCGCGCCGACAAGGAGATCCCGGAGTCGGCGAAGAAGTCCCCGGCGACGGGGCAGGGGTCCTGA
- a CDS encoding stealth family protein, whose amino-acid sequence MSTANPEASALVGAYRALVPTGLRRRVARRVPPRLRMALKQLLRHLQSVTLGSRLLRAARARRRWPQLFRAGERLAALAGPGAQIALVRPTVSPLGLREANLELVVTLLEEAGVDYFAIRGNSDFRSCLAVAETDRDRVRAALDRGSASGPVYVTACRGDVATGRTALCGSRTGRRIAGEARVLRVGMVWSDPAGSLVLGPQHGCDIEFWRPEDGRLVAPRPNRVTEDVSPAEPRVTVPVSRLTGFAALHTRRTRAVRTIAPCADALPEDVRFPVDVVYTWVDGNDPAWQHRRADYGHSGYHTESANAARYISRDELRYSLRALEQNAPWVRHVYVVTDRQRPAWLLDRHPRLTVVDHSEIFADPSALPTFNSHAIESRLHHIPGLAEHFLYFNDDMFLGRPVTPQDFFLSNGMTRTFFSPSQVPRWERTQGDRPVDAAGKNNRRLLLDNFGSAIVQKVRHAPYALRRSVLHEIEQEFADAHRATSHSRFRSPDDISIPSSLYHYYAYFTGRAVPSDISFAYLDLARPEIQRRLGILLARRDRQAFCINDTLSDGHDTDRQTAMLGRFLDSYYPVPSPFERKEREVR is encoded by the coding sequence GTGAGCACCGCCAACCCCGAGGCGTCCGCCCTGGTCGGGGCGTACCGCGCCCTCGTCCCGACCGGCCTGCGCCGCCGTGTCGCGCGCCGCGTACCACCGCGCCTGCGCATGGCGCTCAAGCAACTGCTGCGCCACCTCCAGTCGGTCACCCTGGGCTCCCGGCTGCTCCGCGCGGCCCGCGCCCGCCGCCGCTGGCCGCAGCTGTTCCGCGCCGGGGAGCGGCTCGCCGCGCTGGCCGGACCCGGGGCGCAGATCGCCCTCGTCCGCCCCACCGTGTCGCCGCTCGGGCTGCGCGAGGCCAACCTCGAACTGGTGGTGACCCTGTTGGAGGAGGCGGGCGTCGACTACTTCGCGATCCGCGGCAACTCCGACTTCCGCTCCTGCCTCGCCGTCGCCGAGACCGACCGCGACCGGGTACGCGCGGCCCTGGACCGCGGCTCCGCGAGCGGGCCCGTGTACGTCACGGCCTGCCGGGGCGACGTCGCCACCGGCCGGACCGCGCTCTGCGGCTCCAGGACCGGCCGGCGGATCGCGGGGGAGGCCCGGGTGCTGCGCGTCGGCATGGTGTGGAGCGACCCCGCGGGCTCCCTGGTCCTCGGCCCGCAGCACGGCTGCGACATCGAGTTCTGGCGGCCCGAGGACGGCCGCCTGGTCGCCCCGCGCCCCAACCGCGTCACCGAGGACGTCTCACCCGCCGAGCCCCGGGTCACCGTCCCCGTCAGCAGGCTCACCGGCTTCGCCGCCCTGCACACCCGCCGCACCCGCGCGGTCCGCACCATCGCGCCCTGCGCCGACGCCCTGCCCGAGGACGTCCGCTTCCCCGTCGACGTCGTCTACACCTGGGTCGACGGCAACGACCCGGCCTGGCAGCACCGCCGCGCCGACTACGGGCACAGCGGCTACCACACCGAGTCCGCCAACGCCGCCCGCTACATCAGCCGCGACGAGCTGCGCTACTCGCTGCGCGCCCTGGAGCAGAACGCCCCCTGGGTCCGCCATGTCTACGTCGTCACCGACCGGCAGCGCCCCGCCTGGCTCCTGGACCGCCACCCCCGCCTCACGGTCGTCGACCACTCCGAGATCTTCGCCGACCCGAGCGCCCTGCCCACCTTCAACTCCCACGCCATCGAGAGCCGCCTGCACCACATCCCCGGCCTCGCCGAGCACTTCCTCTACTTCAACGACGACATGTTCCTGGGCCGCCCGGTCACCCCGCAGGACTTCTTCCTCTCCAACGGCATGACCCGTACGTTCTTCTCGCCCTCCCAGGTCCCCCGGTGGGAGCGCACCCAGGGCGACCGCCCGGTCGACGCCGCCGGCAAGAACAACCGCCGGCTGCTGCTGGACAACTTCGGCTCGGCCATCGTGCAGAAGGTCCGGCACGCGCCGTACGCCCTGCGCCGCAGTGTGCTGCACGAGATCGAGCAGGAGTTCGCCGACGCGCACCGGGCCACCTCGCACAGCCGGTTCCGCAGCCCGGACGACATCTCGATCCCGTCGTCGCTGTACCACTACTACGCGTACTTCACCGGCCGGGCCGTGCCCTCCGACATCAGCTTCGCCTACCTGGACCTGGCCCGCCCCGAGATCCAGCGGCGGCTCGGCATCCTGCTGGCCCGCCGCGACCGGCAGGCGTTCTGTATCAACGACACCCTCTCCGACGGCCACGACACCGACCGCCAGACGGCGATGCTCGGCCGCTTCCTCGACTCCTACTACCCGGTGCCGAGTCCCTTCGAGCGGAAGGAGCGTGAGGTCCGGTGA
- a CDS encoding stealth family protein, which yields MSGHAPNPAVAAERGDVYVEPGLTPLAAREANRCALTSLLDAAGVPYFAVRGTSDHGTVVAVAEQDRERVLGAVFRGLGRYPGHLSVIDPDAPRPARPVSSRDPKAWRGVSTARVVQVSWYRTDPGRHLLLGHEYGCAVEFWQPHGDHLVAPRANRATWAVLARDANVHGAARLFSRFVSDWTPRHLAPALATRPEFLVDCADDIGFPVDAVYTWVDGDDPAWQRRKATAKGEVYHAESASDARFISRDELRYSVRSLHLFAPWIRNVYIVTDDQVPDWLREDLPGLRIASHREIFRDPADLPTFNSHSIESQLHHIEGLAEHFLYFNDDMFMGRPVAPHAFFTPSGTARYFPSRNRIPQGPVAETDTPVDAACKNNRALLKERFGKVITQPMEHIPYALRRSAMEEAERDFPEAWARTSASRFRAMTDLSPTSSFALYYAALTGRAQPGSMPFTYLQLSVPDLADRLNRLLDGRNQDTFCLNDAFSTPEDIEAQQELLDGFLNAYFPTPSPYER from the coding sequence ATTTCCGGCCACGCGCCGAACCCCGCCGTCGCCGCCGAGCGCGGCGATGTGTACGTCGAGCCCGGCCTGACCCCGCTGGCGGCCCGCGAGGCCAACCGATGCGCCCTCACCTCCCTGCTCGACGCGGCCGGTGTCCCGTACTTCGCCGTGCGCGGCACCTCGGACCACGGCACCGTCGTCGCCGTCGCCGAGCAGGACCGCGAGCGGGTGCTCGGCGCGGTCTTCCGGGGACTCGGCCGGTACCCCGGCCATCTGAGCGTGATCGACCCCGACGCGCCCCGGCCCGCCCGCCCCGTCTCCTCGCGCGATCCGAAGGCCTGGCGCGGAGTCTCCACGGCCCGGGTCGTGCAGGTCAGCTGGTACCGCACCGACCCCGGCCGGCATCTGCTGCTCGGCCACGAGTACGGCTGCGCTGTCGAGTTCTGGCAGCCGCACGGCGACCACCTCGTCGCACCGCGCGCCAACCGCGCCACCTGGGCCGTCCTCGCGCGGGACGCGAACGTGCACGGTGCCGCCCGGCTGTTCAGTCGCTTCGTGTCGGACTGGACGCCGCGGCACCTCGCGCCGGCGCTCGCCACCCGCCCGGAGTTCCTGGTCGACTGCGCGGACGACATCGGCTTCCCCGTCGACGCCGTCTACACCTGGGTCGACGGCGACGACCCGGCGTGGCAGCGGCGCAAGGCGACGGCCAAGGGCGAGGTCTACCACGCCGAGTCGGCGAGCGACGCGCGCTTCATCAGCCGCGACGAACTGCGCTACTCGGTGCGGTCGCTGCATCTGTTCGCGCCGTGGATCCGCAACGTGTACATCGTCACCGACGACCAGGTCCCGGACTGGCTGCGCGAGGACCTGCCCGGACTGCGGATCGCGAGCCACCGCGAGATCTTCCGCGACCCGGCGGACCTGCCGACGTTCAACTCGCACTCGATCGAGAGCCAGCTGCACCACATCGAGGGCCTCGCCGAGCACTTCCTGTACTTCAACGACGACATGTTCATGGGCCGCCCGGTCGCCCCGCACGCCTTCTTCACCCCGTCCGGCACCGCCCGCTACTTCCCCTCCCGCAACCGCATCCCGCAGGGCCCGGTCGCCGAGACCGACACCCCGGTCGACGCGGCCTGCAAGAACAACCGGGCGCTCCTGAAGGAACGTTTCGGCAAGGTGATCACCCAGCCCATGGAGCACATCCCTTACGCCCTGCGCCGCTCGGCGATGGAGGAGGCCGAGCGGGACTTCCCGGAGGCCTGGGCGCGTACGTCGGCCAGCCGGTTCCGCGCGATGACGGACCTGTCGCCGACCTCGTCGTTCGCGCTCTACTACGCGGCGCTCACCGGCCGGGCCCAGCCCGGATCGATGCCCTTCACCTATCTCCAGCTGTCCGTCCCCGACCTCGCGGACCGGCTGAACCGGCTGCTCGACGGCCGGAACCAGGACACCTTCTGCCTCAACGACGCCTTCTCCACCCCCGAGGACATCGAGGCCCAGCAGGAACTCCTCGACGGCTTCCTCAACGCGTACTTCCCCACCCCGAGCCCCTACGAGCGATGA
- a CDS encoding glycosyltransferase family 4 protein has protein sequence MKISFLINNIYGIGGTNRTVINLAEALAVHHEVEIVSVFRRSTATKFEISPRITVRALVDLRPGSGDRGAAGSDEPSEVVPRQEEFFAQYSRFTDQRIIRELRRTDADVVVGTRPSLNLFVAAHTRDGALRVAQEHMTHLAIPPAVRAEMARVYPRLDGITTVTEADARSFMEHTPIPGLTVVGIPNSVPQPAVPPSDCTHKVVVSAGRMHHIKRYDLLIRAFGMLAEEFPDWQLRIYGDGGEAGKLRALVTELGLAGRALLMGGFSPIESEWAKGSIAAVTSSAESFGMTLVEAMRCGLPVVSTDCPVGPREILADGEDGLLVTNGDVDAIAWGLRRLMADEHLRRDMGAAALRNAARYDPAAVAARYAELFEDAARRRAARTKGYRAPAGPRKKAEALAAVPPTSLRAATVDVTADDAGWLRLATDGPAEGRHRWQFVLRHKPSDGDRLPDLPLRTVRKPLDNGGTRYTAAITPSALDHLGDGRWQVTMRAPKTGAVPMKAGLRDTRALIDARDRLVARPPTGPVGWNLPYAQPNGRLMLRSVLRQDHAECVGVEVTDTGIAVEGVLCGKRLLKPGALFVVSRRGRHSTDFTVPVQLLGSRRFRAEAPIRQVVDHRLERWEDWDWWLRPDPADRGKLRVCHLLEDFPDVKGAYAYPPVPLVGDEPSAYAVIHPARPVWVRPYCSASGAMAMNVVDR, from the coding sequence GTGAAGATCTCCTTCCTGATCAACAACATCTACGGCATCGGCGGCACCAACCGCACGGTCATCAACCTCGCCGAGGCGCTCGCCGTCCACCACGAGGTCGAGATCGTCTCGGTGTTCCGGCGCTCGACCGCGACGAAGTTCGAGATCTCCCCGAGGATCACCGTCCGCGCCCTGGTCGACCTGCGGCCGGGTTCCGGTGACCGCGGGGCCGCCGGGAGCGACGAACCCAGCGAAGTGGTGCCGCGCCAGGAGGAGTTCTTCGCGCAGTACAGCCGCTTCACCGACCAGCGCATCATCCGCGAGCTGAGGAGGACGGACGCCGACGTCGTCGTCGGCACCCGCCCGAGCCTCAACCTCTTCGTCGCCGCCCACACCCGCGACGGCGCCCTGCGCGTGGCCCAGGAACACATGACCCACCTGGCCATCCCGCCCGCCGTCCGCGCCGAGATGGCCCGCGTCTACCCCCGGCTCGACGGCATCACCACGGTCACCGAGGCCGACGCCCGCTCCTTCATGGAGCACACCCCGATCCCCGGCCTCACCGTCGTCGGCATCCCCAACAGCGTGCCCCAGCCCGCCGTACCGCCCTCCGACTGCACCCACAAGGTCGTCGTCAGCGCCGGCCGTATGCACCACATCAAGCGGTACGACCTGCTGATCCGCGCCTTCGGGATGCTCGCCGAGGAGTTCCCCGACTGGCAGCTGCGGATCTACGGCGACGGCGGCGAGGCCGGGAAACTCCGCGCCCTGGTCACCGAACTCGGCCTCGCGGGACGGGCGTTGCTCATGGGCGGCTTCTCGCCCATCGAGTCGGAGTGGGCCAAGGGCTCCATCGCCGCCGTGACGTCGAGCGCCGAGTCCTTCGGCATGACCCTGGTCGAGGCCATGCGCTGCGGCCTGCCCGTGGTCTCCACCGACTGCCCCGTGGGCCCCCGCGAGATCCTGGCCGACGGCGAGGACGGCCTTCTCGTCACCAACGGCGACGTGGACGCCATCGCCTGGGGCCTGCGGCGCCTGATGGCCGACGAGCACCTGCGCCGGGACATGGGCGCCGCCGCCCTGCGCAACGCCGCCCGCTACGACCCCGCCGCCGTCGCCGCCCGCTATGCCGAGCTGTTCGAGGACGCGGCCCGGCGCCGCGCCGCCCGGACGAAGGGGTACCGGGCGCCCGCCGGACCCCGGAAGAAGGCCGAGGCCCTCGCCGCCGTACCCCCGACCTCCCTCCGCGCCGCCACCGTGGACGTCACGGCGGACGACGCGGGCTGGCTGCGCCTGGCCACCGACGGCCCCGCCGAGGGCCGCCACCGCTGGCAGTTCGTCCTCCGCCACAAGCCCTCCGACGGCGACCGGCTGCCCGACCTGCCGCTGCGCACCGTACGCAAGCCGCTCGACAACGGCGGCACCCGCTACACCGCCGCGATCACCCCCTCCGCCCTCGACCACCTCGGCGACGGCCGCTGGCAGGTGACGATGCGCGCCCCGAAGACCGGCGCCGTCCCTATGAAGGCCGGCCTGCGCGACACCCGCGCCCTCATCGACGCCCGCGACCGCCTGGTGGCGAGGCCGCCGACCGGCCCGGTCGGCTGGAACCTCCCCTACGCGCAGCCGAACGGCCGTCTGATGCTGCGCAGTGTCCTCCGCCAGGACCACGCCGAATGCGTCGGCGTGGAGGTCACCGACACCGGCATCGCCGTGGAGGGCGTCCTGTGCGGCAAGCGCCTGCTGAAGCCCGGCGCGCTCTTCGTCGTCAGCCGCCGGGGCCGTCACTCCACCGACTTCACGGTGCCCGTGCAGCTGCTGGGCAGCCGCCGGTTCCGCGCCGAGGCACCCATCAGACAGGTCGTCGACCACCGCCTGGAGCGCTGGGAGGACTGGGACTGGTGGCTCCGGCCCGACCCGGCCGACCGGGGCAAGCTCCGCGTCTGCCACCTCCTGGAGGACTTCCCGGACGTCAAGGGCGCCTACGCCTACCCGCCGGTGCCCCTCGTCGGCGACGAGCCCTCCGCGTACGCCGTGATCCACCCCGCGCGTCCGGTCTGGGTGCGGCCGTACTGCTCGGCCTCGGGCGCCATGGCCATGAACGTCGTAGACCGCTAG
- a CDS encoding amino acid permease, translating to MSSTLFRTKKVEQSILDTEEPEHALKKSLSALDLTVFGVGVIIGTGIFVLTGTVAKNNAGPAVALAFVVAGVVCALAALCYAEFASTVPVAGSAYTFSYASLGELPAWIIGWDLVLEFALGTAVVAVGWSGYIHSLLANAGWELPAALGTRDGADGFGFDILAAALVLVLTAILVVGTKLSARVTSVVVAIKVTVVLTVIVAGAFFISADNYDPFIPKAQEVPAGDSLQSPLIQLMFGWAPANFGVMGIFTAASVVFFAFIGFDVVATAAEETRNPQRDMPRGIIGSLVICTTLYVAVSIVVTGMQHYTDLSVTAPLADAFKATGHPWFAGFISFGAAVGLTTVCMILLLGQTRVFFAMSRDGLLPRFFSHVHPRFKTPHRPTVLLGVIIAIVAGFTPLSELAELVNIGTLFAFVVVAIGVVILRRTRPDLHRSFRTPWVPFVPVLSVLASLWLMLNLPTETWLRFAGWMALGFAVYFVYGRSHSRLGREAETTVDEVGGRPPGNGAS from the coding sequence GTGAGCAGCACACTCTTCCGGACGAAGAAGGTCGAGCAGTCCATCCTCGATACCGAGGAACCAGAACACGCGCTCAAGAAATCCTTGTCCGCGCTGGATCTGACGGTCTTCGGCGTCGGTGTCATCATCGGCACCGGCATCTTCGTCCTCACCGGCACGGTGGCCAAGAACAACGCCGGCCCCGCCGTGGCCCTCGCCTTCGTCGTGGCCGGCGTCGTCTGCGCGCTCGCCGCCCTCTGCTACGCGGAGTTCGCCTCCACGGTCCCGGTCGCCGGATCCGCGTACACCTTCAGTTACGCCTCACTCGGGGAACTGCCCGCCTGGATCATCGGCTGGGACCTCGTACTGGAGTTCGCACTGGGGACGGCGGTGGTGGCGGTCGGCTGGTCCGGCTACATCCATTCGCTGCTGGCCAACGCGGGCTGGGAGCTGCCGGCCGCGCTCGGTACCAGAGACGGGGCGGACGGCTTCGGCTTCGACATCCTCGCCGCCGCGCTCGTCCTCGTCCTCACCGCCATCCTGGTGGTCGGCACCAAGCTCTCCGCGCGCGTCACCTCCGTCGTCGTCGCCATCAAGGTGACGGTCGTCCTCACCGTGATCGTCGCGGGCGCCTTCTTCATCAGCGCTGACAATTACGACCCCTTCATCCCGAAGGCGCAGGAGGTCCCGGCGGGGGACAGCCTCCAGTCCCCGCTGATCCAGCTGATGTTCGGCTGGGCGCCCGCCAACTTCGGTGTGATGGGCATCTTCACGGCCGCTTCCGTCGTCTTCTTCGCGTTCATCGGCTTCGACGTCGTCGCCACGGCGGCCGAGGAGACCAGGAACCCGCAGCGGGACATGCCCCGGGGCATCATCGGCTCCCTCGTCATCTGCACCACGCTGTACGTGGCGGTGTCGATCGTCGTCACCGGCATGCAGCACTACACCGATCTGTCGGTGACCGCGCCGCTCGCCGACGCCTTCAAGGCCACCGGGCATCCGTGGTTCGCGGGCTTCATCAGCTTCGGCGCCGCCGTCGGTCTGACGACCGTGTGCATGATCCTGCTGCTCGGCCAGACCCGGGTGTTCTTCGCGATGAGCCGCGACGGACTGCTGCCGCGCTTCTTCTCCCACGTCCACCCCCGGTTCAAGACCCCGCACCGGCCGACCGTCCTGCTCGGTGTGATCATCGCGATCGTCGCCGGCTTCACCCCGCTGAGCGAGCTGGCCGAGCTGGTGAACATCGGCACACTGTTCGCCTTCGTGGTCGTCGCGATCGGCGTCGTCATCCTCCGCCGGACCCGCCCCGACCTGCACCGGTCGTTCCGCACCCCCTGGGTGCCGTTCGTCCCGGTCCTGTCGGTGCTCGCCTCGCTGTGGCTGATGCTCAACCTGCCCACCGAGACCTGGCTCCGCTTCGCCGGCTGGATGGCGCTCGGCTTCGCCGTCTACTTCGTGTACGGCCGGTCGCACAGCCGCCTCGGGCGCGAAGCGGAGACCACCGTGGACGAGGTCGGCGGGAGGCCGCCGGGGAACGGCGCCTCGTAG
- a CDS encoding PIN domain-containing protein, whose amino-acid sequence MDDPLLVIVDAANVVGSVPDGWWRDRRGAAERLRDRLARDGVPGRDEPVELVLVVEGAAREVEPVPGVRVEAASRSGDDRIVELVAEEARDRPCLVVTADRELRRRVGELGAEVTGPRTVRGNS is encoded by the coding sequence ATGGACGACCCTCTGCTTGTGATCGTCGACGCGGCCAATGTCGTCGGCTCCGTGCCGGACGGCTGGTGGCGCGACCGGCGGGGCGCGGCGGAGCGCCTGCGCGACCGGCTCGCCCGGGACGGCGTCCCCGGTCGCGACGAGCCCGTGGAACTCGTCCTGGTCGTCGAGGGCGCCGCCCGCGAGGTGGAACCGGTCCCCGGGGTACGGGTCGAGGCGGCGTCCCGCAGCGGTGACGACCGCATCGTGGAACTGGTCGCCGAGGAGGCCCGCGACCGCCCCTGCCTCGTCGTCACCGCCGACCGTGAACTACGGCGCAGGGTAGGCGAGTTGGGCGCCGAGGTGACCGGGCCCCGGACGGTGCGCGGGAACTCCTGA
- a CDS encoding sugar phosphotransferase, with the protein MSDQTSLSSAAHVYQRLVPQPVRTVAATTVPGRVRRKAKRSLARALGRREARLHLRALKRVRKAEFGHSERRTEAHDGRIGHVHTGLTVDLARRLDHNLVTHALDAADIPWFAVPALDDRRICLAVEQRDKGAVRRALRALLEEHTGYVVSVSPADSETQDIPGSHVKAWKHYGKARVIRLTWLRTDPTENLWVGEDQGVEIEFWTVNTDLPRERVVGPRPNRVQRAVPSDALGIEIGLDRLSGYLDIDGAMEPTITLENFDIARLEEITFSVDAVLLHQYATDWGEELLRAALRSLHQYAPWTDVVHVVAQAPVPDWLRADERLSIVPARPGAEWRLHQLPDIADHFLLLRPGALLGRPVRAFDYFTPHGVTRPRRGPWTAEESFAPWTRSAYAATGRVTAHGYAEGPQPHSRATLSRLAESNAPLLPLPDVQRAPAATGTHPMDGLIHHVGAVAGLADPSGEATVTLHAALPGLTHHLERLLVRRDSQQIQLVGLGEPQALAQGGTDAVLHFLRRYFPVPSVFEHEDSEESDNPS; encoded by the coding sequence GTGTCCGACCAGACGTCGCTCAGCTCCGCCGCCCACGTCTACCAGCGCCTCGTCCCGCAGCCGGTCCGTACCGTCGCCGCCACCACCGTCCCCGGACGCGTCCGGCGCAAGGCCAAGCGGTCGCTCGCCCGTGCCCTCGGCCGCCGCGAGGCCCGGCTGCACCTGCGCGCCCTGAAGCGGGTCCGCAAGGCGGAGTTCGGGCACTCCGAACGCCGCACCGAGGCGCACGACGGCCGGATCGGGCATGTGCACACCGGACTGACCGTCGACCTCGCCCGCCGCCTCGACCACAACCTGGTCACCCACGCCCTCGACGCCGCCGACATCCCCTGGTTCGCGGTGCCCGCCCTCGACGACCGGCGGATCTGCCTCGCCGTGGAGCAGCGGGACAAGGGCGCCGTCCGCCGGGCACTACGCGCGTTGCTGGAGGAACACACCGGCTACGTGGTGTCCGTCTCGCCCGCCGACAGCGAGACCCAGGACATCCCCGGCAGCCATGTGAAGGCGTGGAAGCACTACGGGAAGGCCCGGGTGATCCGCCTCACCTGGCTGCGCACCGACCCCACCGAGAACCTGTGGGTCGGCGAGGACCAGGGCGTCGAGATCGAGTTCTGGACCGTCAACACCGACCTGCCCCGGGAACGGGTCGTCGGCCCGCGCCCCAACCGGGTCCAGCGGGCCGTGCCCAGCGACGCCCTCGGCATCGAGATCGGCCTCGACCGGCTCTCCGGCTATCTCGACATCGACGGCGCCATGGAACCGACGATCACCCTGGAGAACTTCGACATCGCCCGGCTGGAGGAGATCACCTTCTCCGTCGACGCGGTCCTGCTGCACCAGTACGCCACCGACTGGGGCGAGGAACTGCTGCGCGCCGCCCTGCGCTCACTGCACCAGTACGCGCCCTGGACCGACGTCGTCCACGTCGTCGCCCAGGCCCCCGTCCCCGACTGGCTGCGGGCCGACGAACGGCTCAGCATCGTGCCCGCCCGGCCCGGCGCCGAATGGCGGCTGCACCAACTGCCCGACATCGCCGACCACTTCCTGCTGCTGCGCCCCGGCGCACTGCTCGGCCGCCCCGTCCGGGCCTTCGACTACTTCACCCCGCACGGCGTGACCCGCCCCCGCCGGGGCCCCTGGACCGCCGAGGAGTCCTTCGCGCCCTGGACCCGCTCCGCGTACGCGGCGACCGGCCGTGTCACCGCGCACGGCTACGCCGAGGGCCCCCAGCCCCACAGCCGCGCGACCCTCTCCCGCCTCGCCGAGTCGAACGCCCCGCTCCTGCCCCTGCCCGACGTCCAGCGGGCCCCGGCGGCGACCGGCACCCACCCCATGGACGGGCTGATCCACCACGTCGGCGCCGTCGCCGGACTCGCCGACCCCTCCGGTGAGGCGACCGTCACCCTGCACGCCGCCCTCCCCGGCCTCACCCACCACCTGGAGCGGCTGCTCGTCCGCAGGGACAGCCAGCAGATCCAGCTCGTCGGCCTGGGGGAGCCGCAGGCCCTGGCCCAGGGCGGCACCGACGCCGTCCTGCACTTCCTGCGCCGCTACTTCCCCGTGCCCAGCGTCTTCGAGCACGAGGACTCCGAGGAGTCGGACAACCCGTCGTGA